The following proteins come from a genomic window of Takifugu rubripes chromosome 11, fTakRub1.2, whole genome shotgun sequence:
- the arcn1b gene encoding archain 1b, translating into MVLLAAAVCTKAGKAIVSRQFVEMTRTRIEGLLAAFPKLMNTGKQHTFVETDSVRYVYQPLEKLYMVLITTKNSNILEDLETLRLFSRVIPEYCRVLEESEISEHCFDLIFAFDEIVALGYRENVNLAQIRTFTEMDSHEEKVFRAVRETQEREAKAEMRRKAKELQQARRDAERSGKKAPAFGGFGSAGMTGISSGSIMTDSIVEPEKPKISPAPVRPSGPSKALKLGAKGKEVDNFVDKLKSEGETIMPTSGKKASEVSKVLSPPVNMESVHLRVEEKIALTCGRDGGLQNMELLGMVTLRVMDDKNGRIRLIINNNDNKGLQLQTHPNVDKKLFTAESVIGLKNPEKSFPLNNDVGVLKWRLQTTDESLIPLTINCWPSESGSGCDVNIEYELQEESLELNDVVISIPVPSGVGAPVIGDLDGEYKHDSRRNILEWCLPVIDANNKTGSLEFSVAGQPNDFFPINVSFVSKRNYCDIQVTKVTYVDGDSSVRFSSETSFVVDKYEIL; encoded by the exons GCACCAAGGCTGGAAAGGCCATCGTGTCCAGGCAGTTTGTGGAAATGACCCGGACGCGCATCGAGGGTCTCCTGGCGGCGTTCCCTAAACTGATGAACACGGGCAAGCAGCACACCTTCGTAGAAACCGACAGCGTCCGCTACGTGTACCAGCCGCTGGAGAAGCTCTACATGGTCCTCATCACCACCAAGAACAGCAACatcctggaggacctggagacGCTCAGACTGTTCTCCCGTGTG ATCCCTGAATACTGCCGCGTGCTGGAGGAAAGCGAGATTTCCGAGCACTGTTTCGACCTGATCTTTGCCTTTGACGAGATCGTGGCGCTCGGCTACAGAGAGAACGTCAACCTGGCTCAGATCCGCACCTTCACAGAGATGGATTCCCACGAGGAGAAGGTCTTCCGCGCCGTCAGAGAG ACTCAGGAGAGAGAGGCCAAGgcggagatgaggaggaaggccaaggagctgcagcaggcccGGCGGGACGCCGAGCGCTCCGGGAAGAAGGCGCCGGCCTTCGGCGGCTTCGGCAGCGCCGGCATGACCGGCATCTCTTCGGGCTCCATCATGACAGACAGCATCGTCGAACCAGAGAAGCCCAAAATCTCCCCAGCTCCAGTCAG acCCAGCGGACCCAGTAAAGCCCTCAAACTGGGCGCCAAAGGGAAAGAAGTGGACAACTTTGTGGACAAGCTCAAATCAGAGGGGGAGACCATCATGCCCACCTCAGGGAAGAAGGCGTCGGAGGTGTCTAAAGTGCTGTCGCCTCCGGTTAATATGGAGag CGTGCACCTGCGGGTGGAGGAGAAGATCGCGCTGACGTGCGGCCGTGACGGCGGGCTGCAGAACATGGAGCTCCTGGGCATGGTGACGCTGCGGGTGATGGACGACAAGAACGGGCGCATCCGcctcatcatcaacaacaacgacaacaaagggctgcagctgcag ACGCACCCCAACGTGGACAAGAAGCTGTTCACGGCCGAGTCCGTCATCGGCCTGAAGAACCCAGAGAAGTCCTTCCCGCTCAACAACGACGTCGGCGTGCTGAAGTGGAGGCTACAGACCACAGACGAGTCCCTCATCCCGCTAACCA taaacTGCTGGCCCTCGGAGAGCGGCAGCGGCTGCGACGTCAACATCGAGTacgagctgcaggaggagagcttGGAGCTCAACGACGTGGTCATCAGCATCCCCGTCCC GTCCGGCGTCGGAGCCCCCGTCATCGGGGACCTGGACGGAGAGTACAAACACGACAGCAGGAGAAACATCCTGGAGTGGTGCCTACCCGTCATCGATGCCAACAACAAGACCGGCAGCCTGGAGTTCAGCGTCGCCGGGCAGCCCAACGACTTCTTCCCAATCAACGTGTCCTTTGTGTCCAAGCGCAACTACTGCGACATCCAG GTTACCAAAGTGACTTACGTAGACGGCGACAGCTCCGTCAGATTCTCCTCAGAAACCTCCTTTGTTGTCGACAAATACGAGATCCTGTAA